In one window of Algiphilus sp. DNA:
- a CDS encoding alpha-D-glucose phosphate-specific phosphoglucomutase, which yields MSIREIPTTPFPDQKPGTAGLRKKVATVAQPHYLENFVEAVFRNVPELRGGTLVVGGDGRHHNDVAVQTIIAMAIAHGVTRIIVGRNGWLSTPAASHLVRHLDADGGFVLTASHNPAGVEGDFGIKFNIRGGGQAPQSLTDAIHRTTLSLDRYRIADLAPLDIGTTGERDVEGCRVAVIDGVSDYADLMTTLFDFDAVRDWLRSGHRMVFDAMHAITGPYARRILIEQLGAPESAVRNATPLPDFNGGHPDPNLIHAGALVDEMMGNGAPDLAAASDGDGDRNMILGPGLFLSPGDSLAMLAAHLDRLPGYRDGLRGVARSMPTSRALDVVAAERGLPCHETPTGWKYFCNLLDAGRLTLCGEESFGTSSSHVREKDGLWAALAWMNVLAVTGRSLPELARAHWAHYGRHYYQRHDYEGLPEATADRITDALRDRVASLPGCEFAGLRVTAADDFAYTDPVDGSRAEHQGLRVVFGDAARIVLRKSGTGTGDATLRLYLERYRRDVIDDAACLDAVAEIAETITGLRAESGRAQPDVVT from the coding sequence ATGTCCATCCGCGAAATCCCCACCACCCCCTTCCCCGACCAGAAGCCCGGCACTGCCGGACTGCGCAAGAAGGTGGCCACGGTTGCGCAGCCACACTATCTGGAGAACTTCGTCGAGGCGGTATTCCGCAACGTGCCGGAGCTGCGCGGTGGCACGCTGGTGGTTGGCGGCGACGGCCGCCACCACAACGACGTCGCGGTCCAGACCATCATCGCGATGGCCATCGCGCACGGCGTGACGCGGATCATCGTCGGCCGCAACGGCTGGCTGTCGACGCCGGCGGCCTCCCATCTGGTGCGCCACCTCGACGCCGACGGCGGTTTCGTTCTCACCGCCAGCCACAACCCGGCCGGAGTGGAGGGCGACTTCGGCATCAAGTTCAATATCCGCGGCGGGGGTCAGGCGCCCCAGTCACTCACCGATGCCATCCACCGCACGACGTTGTCGCTGGATCGGTACCGGATCGCCGATCTGGCGCCGCTGGATATCGGCACGACGGGTGAGCGCGATGTCGAGGGCTGCCGGGTGGCGGTGATCGACGGTGTCAGCGACTACGCCGACCTGATGACGACGCTGTTCGACTTCGACGCCGTGCGCGACTGGCTGCGCAGCGGCCATCGCATGGTGTTCGATGCCATGCACGCCATCACCGGCCCCTATGCGCGCCGCATTCTGATCGAGCAGCTGGGCGCGCCCGAATCGGCCGTGCGCAACGCCACCCCCCTGCCCGACTTCAATGGTGGCCATCCCGACCCGAACCTGATCCATGCAGGCGCGCTGGTCGACGAGATGATGGGGAACGGAGCGCCGGATCTCGCCGCGGCGAGCGACGGCGATGGCGACCGCAACATGATCCTGGGGCCCGGACTGTTCCTGAGTCCGGGCGACTCGCTGGCGATGCTCGCCGCGCATCTGGACCGGCTGCCGGGCTACCGTGACGGGCTGCGGGGCGTCGCACGATCGATGCCCACCAGCCGGGCGCTGGACGTGGTCGCCGCCGAACGCGGCCTGCCCTGCCACGAGACCCCCACCGGCTGGAAGTACTTCTGCAATCTGCTCGACGCGGGCCGGCTCACGCTCTGCGGCGAGGAGAGCTTCGGCACCTCCTCGTCGCATGTGCGCGAGAAGGACGGCCTCTGGGCCGCGCTGGCCTGGATGAACGTGCTGGCGGTCACCGGCCGGTCGCTGCCGGAGCTGGCGCGGGCGCACTGGGCGCACTACGGGCGCCACTACTACCAGCGGCACGACTACGAGGGCCTGCCCGAGGCCACCGCCGACCGCATCACCGATGCATTGCGCGATCGCGTGGCGTCGCTGCCGGGCTGCGAGTTCGCCGGCCTGCGCGTGACCGCCGCGGACGACTTCGCCTACACCGATCCGGTTGACGGCAGCCGCGCCGAGCACCAGGGGCTGCGGGTGGTCTTCGGTGACGCCGCGCGCATTGTCCTGCGCAAGTCCGGCACGGGCACCGGCGACGCGACGCTGCGTCTGTACCTGGAGCGCTACCGGCGCGATGTCATCGACGATGCCGCCTGTCTCGACGCGGTGGCCGAGATCGCGGAGACCATCACCGGGCTGCGCGCCGAGAGCGGTCGCGCGCAGCCCGATGTGGTGACCTGA
- a CDS encoding DUF1249 domain-containing protein has product MDMKTVAREGVPISYSRLMASRVITPATSLGALHVLYERGFQLAQQLVPELDLPFVSAVSEVEGEPPLYLSTIARDRYTSCFRLTYEIDGIYTPDLHIKVYRDARVAEALQCTNRPPWLAADEADPEALHFLSAQWRRNAMMVKWLAYLLERGHGFVHAARPREKLPRS; this is encoded by the coding sequence ATGGACATGAAGACGGTGGCGCGTGAAGGCGTCCCGATATCTTATAGTCGCCTCATGGCATCACGCGTCATCACCCCCGCGACCAGTCTCGGCGCGCTGCACGTGCTCTACGAGCGCGGGTTCCAGCTCGCGCAGCAGCTCGTGCCGGAACTGGACCTGCCCTTCGTGTCCGCGGTCTCCGAGGTCGAGGGCGAGCCGCCGCTTTATCTGTCGACGATCGCGCGCGACCGCTACACATCGTGCTTCCGGCTCACCTACGAGATCGACGGCATCTATACGCCCGATCTGCACATCAAGGTCTACCGCGATGCGCGCGTGGCCGAGGCACTGCAGTGCACCAACCGCCCGCCCTGGCTGGCCGCGGACGAGGCCGACCCCGAAGCGTTACACTTTCTCAGCGCGCAGTGGCGGCGCAACGCGATGATGGTCAAGTGGTTGGCCTACCTGCTTGAGCGCGGTCACGGGTTCGTGCACGCCGCCCGCCCTCGCGAGAAGCTTCCGCGGTCCTGA